The Hevea brasiliensis isolate MT/VB/25A 57/8 chromosome 9, ASM3005281v1, whole genome shotgun sequence nucleotide sequence GCAGCCAGCAACCGCGGTAAGcgttaaaaagttaaaaaaaaaaaaaaagagcaagcAGTAAAAAGTAAAAGCCGCGCATCATCACACATTCCATGCCATGCGATCGTCAATTATTAAACGCCACGTAGTCATTTTGTATTGTGCACGTACCTACATAGGGGAATTAGGCTGTGAAAGAAACAAGACTCTGAGTTGAGGTAGACTTCGTTCCTTTACGCCATTTTTAAGATAGGATGTGAAGCTGGGATCTGTCCTGTTTGGTTCTTACGATTCCATTATCgaaataattttttttgggtTATTTTAAAACAAGTAAAACACACGCAACAACAACAAACAAAAGGAAAACAAACACGCCACTGTAAGAAAtgaatttctattttattttattttatttttcattttagttCTCCATGTTTTCGTTTTCTCCGGAGTGATCTCGAGGTGATTTTGGTTCTTATCGATGGAGACAATTTTAGCTTAACTATTGCTTTTTAGATAATCGATTTTGATATTGCAGACGAGAAACGTTTCTGGCCGtctgatttttatttttaatttttttttcctcttgaGTTGATTAACAGATAACAGAGCTGTTTTTTGAGAATTGAGAAACCAAGATCATGGCCGTTGTAGAGAATGCGGGCGCGGATTTGGGGATGACTGTGGGTTTGAGCTCATCATCTAATCTAGATTCGGGTGTGTCATCGTCAGCCAGCGATCAGGACCAGCTCAACCCCAATCACAACCACCACTCACTGTTGCGTATCGACAATGGTGTCTCGATTCAGCCTCTCTTCATGAAGGTCCAGAGTCAACCGTCGCCCAACGGCAATCCCCAGCAGCCGCCGTCGCAGAATCTGCAGGTGGCCCATCATTATCCTTCTCATCATCAGCGACCTAACGGCGGCGGAGGTGATTTACGGAGGAATGGGGATGTGAAAGAGAGCTACGAGAGGGATATGAGAGCGCTGCAGGACTTATTCTCTAAGCTGAACCCCATGGCTGAGGAGTTTGTGCCTCCTTCGCTTGCTAACAGCAATGGCAATCATCGTGGACTTAATGGACTCAATTTGGGGTTTTATACTAATAACAACAACGACTCTTTGGGGTATAGCAACGGCACTAGAAATGGACAACTCAATGGAAATGCTGGTCGAAGGGTATAAATTTCTCTTTCATTTTTTCGCTTAAACACGTAGTTTCAAATTGCAAACTTTATAGGAGAGAAAAAGCATAGTATTTTTGAACTTTCGGTTAGTGTTGTTTGGGTTTCTGGAACTTGACTAAGACTAAGTTGTGTGTTAGGCTAAGTttcaaaattatgaaaatttaggTTCAAAACTTTATAGTGCATGGTTTATCTTTGTTTAGATGACTTTTTGGTTGCTGGGAAGATCAAGGAATGAAGAAGGAGAGAACGTGGAATTTGAATCTTGTATTTTGTGTTGTTTGGATTTTTCAAAGCATGAAAAGCCAACAGAATCAGGTTTTGTTGTTCACTTATGTCTCAAATGGTGAAATTTTAAAGTGTGGAATTTTAATGGGCTCTTTGTATTCATTGGCTTGAGAATTGATCGGAACATTGAAACATGATACACAATATTTATTGGTGAGTATGTTTGTTGCTCACAGAAGAAAAACTATAATCAAGTGAAAAGGAGAATGAACAGCAGGACAGGCATAGCCCAGAGAGAGGAGGTAATTCGCAGGACTGTGTATGTGTCTGACATTGATCAACAGGTATAAAATTAAGTATTGTCATTATTTACTATTATTTATTATTCTGATTTCTATGGGCAAGGTAGTCTATAAAATTTGTATATGCTGATGTAtctgccctttttttttttttggtaattagGTCACTGAAGAACAGCTTGCTGCTCTTTTTGTTGGCTGTGGGCAGGTAATAGTGTTCTACCTGCTTATCTGAGGGGCTTTCATCATAGCTATATGTTTGAACAGGTTCCTTTCTTGTGCAAAGGTGGTGGACTGCCGTATATGTGGTGATCCCAATTCTGTACTTCGTTTTGCCTTTATCGAGTTCACTGATGAAGGTAATGCTAATTTCTTACTCTGGTTATTGGAtgcatttttcttcattttgttGTGCGTGCATGTGTCAACGTGATAAACCAATGTTCATTTATGGTCCTTTATGGTTTGGATATGCAGATGGTGCAAGGGCTGCTTTAAATCTTGCCGGGACAATGCTCGGATACTATCCCATGAGGGTGCTGCCCTCAAAAACAGCTATTGCACCGGTTAATCCAACCTTTTTGCCTAGGGTGAGAAATTCTTGCCATATGACCATTGAAATGATACCAAAGTTAGGTAAAATAGGCTTTGTCATTATATTCTGATTCTATTTATCTTGCTAACCATTTTGTACCCTGAATTTCAGAATGATGATGAACGTGAAATGTGCACAAGGACTATCTACTGTACAAACATTGATAAGAAGGTGTCTATCTTGATCCTTCATTGACAAATAGGATTCCTGTTTGGAGACTTTAGTACAATTTACATGCAACATTTTTTTTGTTTTCTGCAGGTTACTCAATTAGATgttaaactcttttttgaatcagTCTGTGGAGAGGTTTGTGATTATAATCGTTGTAAACATGGAAGTGACTTTCTTTTGGATGGTACATCATTAAGATTTAAGAGAAATTTTATCAGTAGAGACATCTTGTCTGATGCAGGTTTATCGCCTGAGGCTGCTAGGGGACTATCATCATTCTACTCGTATTGCTTTTGTGGAGTTTGTGATGGTAATTACTTGTTCCTTTTATTCATGTGTACTGAATGTTCTGTGGTCTTGAATATCAAATCTAGGGAAGTTCAGCAAAAGGATTAGGTGAGGTAATGAATTGTTTTCAAACGTAGGTGAGGTAATGAATGGTCTTGAATATCAAACCTAGGGAAGTTCAGCAAAAGGATTAGGTGAGGTAATGAATTTTCAAGGTGGCTCGAAGCACTCTGAAGCATTGACACTCCTTTAATGAAGGGTATGCAGTGACAACGCTTGTTAGACATGTGAACATGCCAAAAATGAGTCTAAGATGTGCTAGAGAATTAAATGCAttcaaaaaaacataaaaaagaaaaatatctgATGCACTTGTCAGTCACACTTTTTATATGTCAAACACTAGAAACTTTATAAGTGTTTTTTGCAGCAAAAATTTTTGTGGTGCATATGCCTTGGAAGAGGACCTACAAGAAACGTTAGAGTTTATTGAATCCTGAGGCTTTCCCTTTACCTTTTGAAATACTTATCTAGAGGGGCTTATGAAGGCTTATTCTTAGAATTGGCTTTGGAAGAGGACCTGTCGAATCTTGTGGGTCCTTTACATTTTGACTCACTTATCTAGTGTGGCAACTGGAGGCCAATGCATTATTAATAGTAGTAATTTTCCCCATGAAAGATCAACAGCTTTGAGTAGAAAAAGATTTGAAAGTTAGCAGAGTTCTGATTTATCTTGATGTTCTGATGGAATATTATCATTCATTAGTGCCTTTGTGACATTTGCTTAACCAATTTTTCACAAGGATTGGCATTATCTTTTCTTCTCTGTTATCCTTTTCTTCATACTTCTGAATTCTTATGGTTGATTCTTATGTATATGTTATCATATTGCTTGATTATGGCAATCATGAGTTGTAGGATGTAAGGATCTTTAGAATGACTCCTCAACCATGTTTAGATGGTTAATATGCATTAGAAAAATCATTCTTCAGGTTGAATAGATTCTACAATGAGTTAACAATGAGCTATTTCTCGTAGTTTAAAAGAGAAATCACAAACTTGTCAAGTAGCCCTTACAATGGGATAGTGAAGAAAGGAAATAACGTTTAAAGGGATTTTCAGTTTCTTTGCTGGTGCTTCCAAGAACACATTACCTTATTGATCAAATCAGCTTGGTATTCAGCAAATATCCATAAACTTATTTTATTATCAACTGGATCTCTAACTTATTATGAGTGAAGTCATCTGCAGCATGCTAGGAATATCTATGCCTAAATATCATTTCTATACTGTCTATCTTTGTATGAGAAATAAGTGCATAACAGGATACCAGGAATGGTCTCTGGAAGTGCCCTTGATTGAATTTGTCAAGGATTACCTGGGATGAAATTgttataattaagtttaatctTGTTTCACAATGAAACATTTTTGCATTGCATGATACACAATTTTACTCTTGTGTAATGTGTTTTGGAATGCATTCTGTCAAGTATTTTATATTCTTGTCACTCTGAACTTGCTATTATTTCAGAAATGTCGTTTCTAATCCTCTTTTTATTTAGTATGAATTATAACTGATGAAGACAATCCTTATGCAAACCCAATCTATTGATGGTCTCATTTGGAATCTACTTCACAGATAGAACTGCTTAATAGTGTTTGTCCTAATTAATTAGTTTGTACTATTGTATCCCTGCTAAACTCTGCTTCTTTCCAGAGTAAGTATTGCTGTATGGTTGATTCTTCACTCTTATGCAACTGTCATGATATCCCCTATTTGCATAGGCAGCTGATATGTGAACTTGCTGGGGATTCTCTGTTCTCTTTTATCTCATTCCTTTTCTGTTCTTATTTACTTCTTACAATAAATTTAGCTTCTAAACCCCTTCTATAGGTCTCTCTGTGATCCAAAATCTTAACCAAAATTAATATGCAAGGCATCAAGAGCCAACATTTTCTGATTAGCTTAGATCTCATTGGGGTGTGATTCTATTGTGTGACATTTTGGAATCTTACCATTTGATTGACCCTTAACAAAATCATTATATATCTACCTCTCTTTCCAATAAACTATATAATTATAAGGCAAATGCTGTTTGCATTTGGATCTAGACATGGTAATCTAGGCTGCTTATATCCTAGACCTTacattatataattggttgactTCATTAAGAACTTTTCTGTTAATGCAGCGCCGTTCTGCTGAGCTACTAGTTCTTTGTCACTATTACCTTGTATTCTTTTATGTACTGCAACTTATTTCCCTTTTTAATGTTTCCTGGGCCTCACAACCTTCTTGAGGTTTAGAGACGTAATGCTTTGGTTTAACTGCTTTATGGTAATGGGGAAAGATAGTGTACAAACTAGTTTTATAAGTTGGAGAATTCCACTGCAACTCGTTTGTTTGGGTTAGCCCCTCGCTATGTTGATGGGAATTGCAATGGATGGTAATCCACAATCTACAGCTTCTTTGAGAAGACTATTACCCTCTGTATGTGGTAATCTGTTATCCAAGACAATAATGAAAGAAAGAACCAACTTCTGCTATCCTTTTTTCAACTCTACTGAAATGATTTGCTATTGCTAGGAATATGATTCAAGCCTAACCAAACTGGGGCTCTAGAAGGTAGAAATTTGGGGActctttttaattttcaacatttgagCATTATTGGCCACTCACAAGACTTCATATATACTGTTATCCTTGTCATATGCAGGAAGCAATTTAGAGTTTTGAGGTTGACTTCTTTAATAGTATTTGTAGATTAGCAACTTTTAACTTTGAATTTCAGTGTTACTATCCAAATAGCAGGATCATCATAGCAGGTGTCTGAACTTTATGCTTGACAAATATTGCTAATGTTTATGCTCCATTGATTCTCTatgtttaattttaatataatggtTATTTGGCAGTAACTGGATTTATGCAGAGGATTTGAAGTTGTTATTAGTTGATGTAGTATTTGCCCTGGAATTTTTTGGATGACTGTGGTAATGAAAAGCCCTAATTTACCTTGGCTCAGCTTACATTGTGTGAAGAAAAATTTTGTTGCTATGATTTGTCGTTTTATGTACTAGTGTGCATAGACATTTATGTTGATTGCTGTTCAATAAGTTGGCTTTGTTTCTTTATTGACTTGTTGGTCTAGCATAGATGACAGATCTAGTTATCTGCTTAATCAAGTGCTTTATGCtctaaaaagtaaaaaataaaagaataataatgaCTCGTATGCTCAGTTTGTGCTTCTCCATTTGATGTTTTGTCCAATATAGGGGTGTACATGCGTTGGTTTGGTCGGGTTTAATATATTTATCCAAACCAAACCGACCAAGTCAGTTTTGAAAGTGTTAAAACTGAAACCAACAAATCAAATTATAAAACCAATATTGTCGGTTTTTACAATAAATCGGGTTGGGTTCGGTTTTAACACACACATATTTTGAAATattcaatttcaaattaaatttcttGATAATAAGTGTTTACAAATTCATTCACACACCATATAAAATATTTACTAGAgacaaaaacaaaataaatagtTAAGTTCCATGATATACCATAGCATTCCTATTCTCCATGGAAATTTCTAAAGCAAGAGGaatataactcaactcaactaagcctttatcccaaaaatttggggtcggctatatggattcgctttttccactctgaacgattttgggttaaatcctcagaaatgtgtaatgcttctaagtcatgctgtactactctcttccaagtcaatttaggtctacccctttttttctttctatcctctagcctaatgtgctctacttgtctaactggggcctccgtatgtctacgcttcacatgaccaaaccacctcaatctcccttctctcaacttatcttcaattggcaccactcctacattttctctaatactttcattacggactttatctagtctagtatggccactcatccaccttaacattctcatctctgcaactcttatcttagatgcgtaggactctttcagtgcccaacactcactaccatatagcatagccggtcgtatggctgtacggtaaaattttccttttaatttattgggaatcttacgatcacataaaactcccgtggcacgtctccacttcaaccatccggctttaatcctatgactaacatcctcctcacatcccccatctacttgaaggactgagcctagatatttaaagtgattactttgggatagtgccactccattcaaactaactccttccctatcaccagtttggccttcactgaacttgcaatgcatgtattctgtcttgctctacttaacttaaaaccctttgactctagagtacttctccaaagttctagcttcctattgactccttctcgtgtctcatctatcagaacaatatcatccgcaaacatcatgcaccaaggaatattctcttgtatatgtttcgtcagttcatctaaaactaatgtaaaaaggtaagggcttatggctgatccttggtgtaatccaattgagatcggaaaatctcttgtgtcccctcccactgtgcgcacaatagtagttgctccttcatacatatctttcaatacttgtatatacctaatagataccctcttttgttctaacgcattccataagacctctcttggaacactatcataagccttctccaaatcaataaaaaccatgtgtagatctttcttcccatctctatatttctccatcaagcttctaatgagaaagatcgcttccatagttgaacgaccaggcatgaaaccaaattgattgagagagatagaagtatcatgacgtagtcgatgctccacaactctctcccacaacttcaataTGCAAGAGGAATATAAGGAGTAGCAAAATAGTATTTTCCAAGCATACATACCAAAGATTCTCCTAAGATCAACCTAACCATAAAGAgatataaacatcaaaatatcaaaatacgaAAACCCATTCTCTTCTTTCCATCCACCTGGAAgtttgaaaaagaaaaattaatactaGGAAACTTAAATATGCAGCAGTAGTTTAGAAAatacaataaactttgaaaccttaGTCCACATTAAATAATAGCTACTCATTTACACAAAGTAGTCATGTTTTAGTAATATGTATAAAAACTTCAAATGTATATTACACAAAGTTAGGATATAACTTCGGTTGGGTCGGTTTAGtatgatttttttattatatcaaACCGAAACCCGAACCGAAAACTCGGTTTTCctttatttacaaatcataaccAATATTTAAATGTACAAAACCACAAATTTCGGTTTGGGTTCATTCGATTTGTTCGGGTTTGTCGGTTTTTTGGTTTCCTTGTACACCCCTAgtcctctatatatatatatatatatatatatatatatatatatatatatatattattgttcTGTATAAGAATTAATCTGTATTGCATGGACTCTCCATCAGGCTGAAAGTGCAATAGCTGCTCTCAACTGTAGTGGTGTTGTTCTTGGATCATTGCCAATAAGGTTAGATAGCTAGCTGACCTGAGAATTTTGATTCTTATATTCTAAGATCAATGATGAATGCTTTGTCTAACCTTTGCTGGCTTAAATATTCAGGATAAGCCCATCAAAGACACCAGTTAGGTCTCGTGCTCCTCGTCTTCCCATGCATTGAGGCATCCTGGTGGCTTGGGTCCACGCTGCTTTTACCACCAGTTTCTATATatctaaatatatatatacacacccaTGTAAAGATGTTTTTGAACGTCTCCTCTCTTTGTTTTATATATACCTTCATCCTTTGTTCCTTTGCATGGGATCTTTATTATGGTAGGAGTCATTTTTTGGTTATTGTAGCAAATATATAAAGTTGGATGGAACGTTGAGGCTCTGTATGTATTCACTTGTTAACGTGGATTGGACTCAGTCCCAAAGATGAAGCTCTTTGAGCAGTTTCTGATATTTTGACCCAAAAGATCCTTTATATAATCAAGTGATTGGTTATTTCGTAGGGTTGGATAATTAATGGAGCTTCTTTTTCACCTTGTTGAGATAGCTGGTTATCAATCAGTTGATGAGTGCATTATTTGCTGCTTTATTTTTTGTCGTCTCTATTTTTGTTTGATGGTATTTCGTTCCTGTCTAACCAAGTGCCTTATTACGCATCTTTAGCTAACAAAATTGAAGCTGTCACTTTCGAATAATGTGGATGCAGATGGCAGGGGAATCCAGCTTCCCCAGGTATGGTTTCTTTTGTTTGGGTTGTAGGAAAGGGTACTCTTTGCCAATAATTTTACTATATGAGGGCTCAGTTtcattgaataatgttttaaatcgtTAAGTTAATCCAAGATTATATTTTCGTGCTTAAATGTAATCATTATTGTGATTACAACTCAAAATAAATACATTATCATTGGTAAAACAGAGTAAAGATAATTTAGTATAGTAGGGAGAGTTTGTGTCCGAATTGGATTTACAAATGAATTCTAAGAGAATTCagctgaaataaaattaaaaaaataaaaaataaaaaagcccTGAGGACACGATCTTTTCCCGCTTCTCATCTATTTACCCAAATGGAAATTGGGCCACCAATTTAAAGTCAAACTTTTCCCTTTAAACATCTATagtgaaatttataaaaaatataccaaaaaaaaaaaaaaaacctagacAGACTATACATTAGCATCCTTCCACGCAGCTTCCAAACCTTCGTCGTTTTCACACGCATGTCCAAAAATTCACACAATGAGACTTTCAACTAACTGGTCTTGGTTACTAGCAAAGGCCAGTGAAGAACCATATGCCCTGTAGGCACACCACATCATAACAAGCTCATCTTCTTCAGGGACGAATTCTGATTAATCTTCACAAAACAAGCTGAGTCAAGCACCGAGTACTCTTATTATATATGGATTCCCCATCCTTGCTCGAAAACCTACACTTGCCATCATTTGCCATTACGCTCTTCAAAGGGTTTATACTGAATTTTTCACACAGATTAGTCGTCCCTTTCATCTATCACCACAATTTCCATTGAAATTGGAATCACGTGATATCTTTTGGCGTTAGTGACCCACTGTGCATCGATCCAAGGGGCAAAATAAAACGTGTGTGTAATTCCTCAAAAGACCACCCGTCCATTCTGCGCCTGTCTGCAAGCCTCTAGAAATTCCACACGCTGGAATGTATGCAGACAACAAAacaaaagtgtatatatatacatacctGCACTTTAAGCAAATCATTAATCGAAATTGTATATGATGGAAAAATACAGTTTTGGTATGCTAAAAAATCACTCTCATATAATGTAATGATTTTGAACAAGTTAAAATCAATGAGATTTTATATCGCATACATTATTttctttataatatttatttcattaattattatgATAAAGTCTTTTGATTAAATTTAGAGACTTGACATCATGATTGGGATTATGATAATGATAGTCAAGTTGTTAAGTTAAAAAAAAGTTGTTAATTGTTTAATCTAAATTACTCTTGATTATAGGACTATTAATAATGTCAGTAATATATCCTAGGCAATATCTTAATGTTGTGTATAATCTATATATAATTCCCaacaaataatttttatatttctttttaaCTTAAAATGTTTAAGGTTAATCGAACAACACTTTAACTTCTTGTTAATTCTTTAATCTAAATTACTCTTGATCATAGGACTATTAATAATGTCAGTAATATATCCTAGGCAATAACTTAATGTTGTGTATAATCTATATATAATTCCCagcaaataatttttatatttctttttaaCTTAAAATGTTTAAGGTTAATCGAACAACACTTTAACTTCTAGTTGGAAGCTCCACTCTCAAAGAATTGAGAATATGAATAactgatgtgacaccccttacccgtttatagtataaccgagtaagatatgtcacacagtgtactggaacaccctattttatttcaatcatttttatccttcct carries:
- the LOC110657492 gene encoding polyadenylate-binding protein-interacting protein 11 isoform X1 translates to MAVVENAGADLGMTVGLSSSSNLDSGVSSSASDQDQLNPNHNHHSLLRIDNGVSIQPLFMKVQSQPSPNGNPQQPPSQNLQVAHHYPSHHQRPNGGGGDLRRNGDVKESYERDMRALQDLFSKLNPMAEEFVPPSLANSNGNHRGLNGLNLGFYTNNNNDSLGYSNGTRNGQLNGNAGRRKKNYNQVKRRMNSRTGIAQREEVIRRTVYVSDIDQQVTEEQLAALFVGCGQVVDCRICGDPNSVLRFAFIEFTDEDGARAALNLAGTMLGYYPMRVLPSKTAIAPVNPTFLPRNDDEREMCTRTIYCTNIDKKVTQLDVKLFFESVCGEVYRLRLLGDYHHSTRIAFVEFVMAESAIAALNCSGVVLGSLPIRISPSKTPVRSRAPRLPMH
- the LOC110657492 gene encoding polyadenylate-binding protein-interacting protein 11 isoform X2, encoding MAVVENAGADLGMTVGLSSSSNLDSGVSSSASDQDQLNPNHNHHSLLRIDNGVSIQPLFMKVQSQPSPNGNPQQPPSQNLQVAHHYPSHHQRPNGGGGDLRRNGDVKESYERDMRALQDLFSKLNPMAEEFVPPSLANSNGNHRGLNGLNLGFYTNNNNDSLGYSNGTRNGQLNGNAGRRKKNYNQVKRRMNSRTGIAQREEVIRRTVYVSDIDQQVTEEQLAALFVGCGQVVDCRICGDPNSVLRFAFIEFTDEDGARAALNLAGTMLGYYPMRVLPSKTAIAPVNPTFLPRNDDEREMCTRTIYCTNIDKKVTQLDVKLFFESVCGEVYRLRLLGDYHHSTRIAFVEFVMVR
- the LOC110657492 gene encoding polyadenylate-binding protein-interacting protein 11 isoform X3, with the translated sequence MAVVENAGADLGMTVGLSSSSNLDSGVSSSASDQDQLNPNHNHHSLLRIDNGVSIQPLFMKVQSQPSPNGNPQQPPSQNLQVAHHYPSHHQRPNGGGGDLRRNGDVKESYERDMRALQDLFSKLNPMAEEFVPPSLANSNGNHRGLNGLNLGFYTNNNNDSLGYSNGTRNGQLNGNAGRRKKNYNQVKRRMNSRTGIAQREEVIRRTVYVSDIDQQVTEEQLAALFVGCGQVVDCRICGDPNSVLRFAFIEFTDEDGARAALNLAGTMLGYYPMRVLPSKTAIAPVNPTFLPRNDDEREMCTRTIYCTNIDKKVTQLDVKLFFESVCGEVYRLRLLGDYHHSTRIAFVEFVM